One Schistocerca piceifrons isolate TAMUIC-IGC-003096 chromosome 11, iqSchPice1.1, whole genome shotgun sequence genomic window carries:
- the LOC124719637 gene encoding lysine-rich arabinogalactan protein 19-like, translating to MVQPVASGVSEHSTHFFDPAEDLFTDDTPSASGQTEPAPGAAGDAQLQPAVIAPPRAPPSTTPRQLVRPPGPRPPQAHRSPPPQPPADYVTRAGRRVRFKRPCCVASAPRHRNRQSRARAAERLQNSAPTSRRPL from the exons ATGGTACAACCAGTTGCAAGTGGTGTTTCTGAACACT CCACGCATTTCTTCGACCCGGCAGAAGATCTGTTCACGGACGACACTCCCTCTGCCAGCGGTCAGACGGAACCCGCACCCGGAGCCGCCGGTGACGCACAGCTGCAGCCTGCTGTCATCGCGCCGCCACGTGCGCCTCCCTCCACCACGCCCAGGCAGCTGGTACGGCCGCCCGGACCGCGCCCACCACAGGCGCACCGGTCGCCCCCACCACAGCCGCCAGCGGACTACGTCACGCGCGCCGGCCGCCGCGTCCGATTCAAACGGCCGTGCTGCGTCGCCAGCGCGCCACGACACCGAAACCGGCAGTCACGCGCCCGAGCCGCCGAACGCCTTCAGAATTCGGCGCCCACGAGCCGCCGTCCGCTGTAG